A segment of the Streptomyces pactum genome:
GCAGCGCCGCTCCGGCGCATCCGCCCAGGCAGGCCGCGAGGACCACGGCCAGGGGCGAGTCCCACCCGGCGAACCCCAGGGCTGTCGCCGTGACCGCTCCGAGGACCGCCCCCGGCGTCACGCCGGTCACCTCGGGTCCGGCGAGGGGGTTGCGCAGCGCGGACTGCAGGACCAGTCCGGCCACGGCGAGGCACGCGCCCGCGCCAAGGGCCACCAGCAGTCTGGGCAGGCGGAGTTGCCAGAGGATGTGGCGTTCCGTCGCATCTCCGCCACCACCCAGCACGCCCCAGACCACGCCCGGGGACATGCCGCGACCCGCCACCAGTTCCACCCCGGCGCAGACCACGGCCAGTGCGGCGAGCACCGCGAAACGCCGGCTCATCGCACGTCCTCCGTTCCAGTCGCCCGGACGGGCGGAGAAGAGGCATCACCCGCAACCTCGGCGCCCGACTCGTCTCGGCGCGCGCTCCGTGACGGCGCCGTGCGGGAGGCCTCCTCCGCGGCGCCCGAGGTCAGGGCCCCCGGCCCGTGCGGCACGCGGGTGGCACCGGAAGCCGCCGATCCGCGCCCGGTCGTCCGGCCCCGGCGGCCCGACCGCATCAGAGCGATCCCGGCCGGCACTCCCAGCAAGGCCGTCCAGGCACCGGCCGGTGTCTCCACGGGCGCCAGCGCCAGCCGGGCCGGAACGTCGGCGACCGTCACGACGACGGCGCCCCACGCCGCGGACCAGGGAAGCCAACGCACCGCTCCCGCTGCGGGATCGAACCACCGGGCCAGGTGCGGGGCGAGGAAGCCCACCCACGCGACGGGCCCGCACACGGCCGTGACAGGCGCGATCAGCACGACGGCGATGGCCAGCGCGGCCAACCGCGCCCGCTGGGCGCGCACGCCCAGTGCCGCCGCGTCCTCGTCACCCAGCCGCATCACCGAGAGCACCGGCGCGCACAGCACGAGGGCGGGTGCCGCGACAAGCAGCCACGGCCACAGCCCCGAAACGTCGTCCCAGGTCCGGGCGGACAGGGAGCCCAGCAGGTACCGGTAGATGAGCTGGAGGTCGAGCTGGTCGGCCATGACCATCAAAACCAGCAGCGCGGCCTGCAACGCCGCCGCGACCGCGGCGCCGGTCAGCAGCACGGCGGAGGGGCTGCGCCCCAGCCCGGCGGCGAGCAGCGTCAGCCCGCCGCCGAGCGCGGCCCCGCCCAGGGCCAGCACGGGCTGGACGGCGGCGGGCAGTGACAGCGTCAGCACCAGCGGGGCGGCCACGCCCAACGCGGCTCCGGACGAGACACCCAGCATCTCCGGCACGGCCAGGGGATTGCGCAGCGCCTCCTGGAGGACGAGCCCGGCCGCCCCGAGACAGGCTCCGGCGATCAGCGCCAGCACGAGCCGGGGTACGCGCAGTTCGGTGACGACGATCCCGGCGAACGTGGTGTCCCCCTCCAGCACCGCACCGGCGAGACGGTGCGGTGGGACGTTTGGGGTGCCGAGGCTCAGCGCGCACATCGACGCGACGGTCAACAGCGCGATCACGAGGAGGGGTTGCCGCCACCGCGCACGAGGCGAGGGACGCCCGGCCGTCGCCGCCAGGTGGTCTGGCGCGGTGGACGCCGAGAAGGGCGCCCTCACCGCAGCGCGGCCGTGGCCTCGTCGAGGACGAGGCCCAGGGAACGAGTACCGCGCCCCTTCGCCCACACCTCCGAGTTCACCTCGTGCACGTCCCCGTTCCGCACTGCCGGGATCTTGCCCCACAGGGGGTTCTCCGCCAGCTTCTCCGAGAGCTTGCCGTCCGTGTCGCCGAAGCTCATCGTCTCGACGAAGAGGACGTCCACGTCCCGGGCGAGAATCTGCTCGAGGCTGTAACTCCCCTCGATTCCGCCGGACTTCCACGGGTAGTCGGCGATCTTGGGGAACAGGCTGGCGGCCACGTCGCCCTCCGGGGTGGCGACGCCGAAGTTCTCGTCACTGCCGTAGATGACGAGGGCGGTCTTCCCGCTCGGGGACTTCTCGGCCTCGGCGAGCTTGGTCCGGAAGGTCTTCTCGGCCTTCTCCCCCTCGGCGGTGCGGCCGGTGAGCGCGGCCAGGTCGCGCAGGTACCCCACGCTGTCCTCCCACGTCTCGGGCTGCATGGCCCAGAAGGTGGTGGCACCCTTCAGCGCGGGAGCCAGCTTGCCGTGGGTGTCCCCCAGTCCGATCACCAGATCCGGCTTGTGGGAGAGGATCGCCTCCACCTCCGGGGCGATGAACCCGCCGGGGACGACGTCGACTTCCTTGGCCTTCTCCTCGCCGAGGAAGCCGGAGTGGGCCAGCAGCGTGCTGTTGGTGGCCGTCGGAACGATGCCCAGTTCCGTCAGGATGTCGTCGCAGAGCGCGAACAGGCACACGATGCGCTCCGGCTCCTTGTCGAGGGAGACCTTCACACCGTTCGTGTCGGTCAACCGTGTCGCGGCCTTGATGGGTTCGACGGTGACGTCGGTCCTCGCCGCGGGCTTGGCCTCGGCGCTCGTGGCGTCGCCGGACGACGCGCCGCAGCCGGTCAGGACGGAACCGACGACCGCTGCGGTGATCCAACCGCGGGCGAGTCTCGACGGTGAGCGCAGCATGAAGCCCTCGCTTCTTCTCAGGAACCTGGAACGCCTAGAAGATACATGATAATCGTTTTCAGCAACCGCTCTTCTGGAGGACTTCATGCCCGCCGCCACCCCCGTTCTGGTCGTGTCCGACCACGTCGCCGGGTCCGTACACGTGCTGACCGTGCCGGACGGCACCGTCGCGGGGCGCCTCACGGGCCGCCATCTCTCCGAGCACGCCGGTTTCCTCGCCCTGCCGGAAGGACGGGTGGCCTGCGTCGACGACCGCCGGGGAGAACTCCTGGTGCTCGATCCCTTCGGCGAGCGACTCGTGCAACTCGCGGTTCCGGTCGCCGTGCCGGCCGAGCACCTCGCCTGCGCCCCGTCGGGTCGCCGACTGGCCGTGACGACCGGCCTGGGCAAGAACACCGAGCCGTGGTCGGACCTGTTGACGGTCCTCG
Coding sequences within it:
- a CDS encoding FecCD family ABC transporter permease, translating into MCALSLGTPNVPPHRLAGAVLEGDTTFAGIVVTELRVPRLVLALIAGACLGAAGLVLQEALRNPLAVPEMLGVSSGAALGVAAPLVLTLSLPAAVQPVLALGGAALGGGLTLLAAGLGRSPSAVLLTGAAVAAALQAALLVLMVMADQLDLQLIYRYLLGSLSARTWDDVSGLWPWLLVAAPALVLCAPVLSVMRLGDEDAAALGVRAQRARLAALAIAVVLIAPVTAVCGPVAWVGFLAPHLARWFDPAAGAVRWLPWSAAWGAVVVTVADVPARLALAPVETPAGAWTALLGVPAGIALMRSGRRGRTTGRGSAASGATRVPHGPGALTSGAAEEASRTAPSRSARRDESGAEVAGDASSPPVRATGTEDVR
- a CDS encoding ABC transporter substrate-binding protein yields the protein MLRSPSRLARGWITAAVVGSVLTGCGASSGDATSAEAKPAARTDVTVEPIKAATRLTDTNGVKVSLDKEPERIVCLFALCDDILTELGIVPTATNSTLLAHSGFLGEEKAKEVDVVPGGFIAPEVEAILSHKPDLVIGLGDTHGKLAPALKGATTFWAMQPETWEDSVGYLRDLAALTGRTAEGEKAEKTFRTKLAEAEKSPSGKTALVIYGSDENFGVATPEGDVAASLFPKIADYPWKSGGIEGSYSLEQILARDVDVLFVETMSFGDTDGKLSEKLAENPLWGKIPAVRNGDVHEVNSEVWAKGRGTRSLGLVLDEATAALR